Proteins from one Niallia circulans genomic window:
- a CDS encoding recombinase family protein yields MIFGYARVSSIEQNLDRQIKELQEYGCERIYSEKASGKDFSRPVFQEMRSKMRFGDVLVVHDLTRFGRNKKEIMNEWKKLIDDEIDIVVLNMPILDTRKYKELEGIGQLVSDIVLSLLSWMAEEDRRRIRTAQREGIEIAKAKGIYTGGKRKYHKDAKGKDKIIYDEIVRLIQAGESVQNIHKNVGVARNTIYTIKKELN; encoded by the coding sequence ATGATCTTTGGATATGCAAGGGTTAGTTCTATAGAACAAAACTTAGACCGACAAATAAAAGAGCTGCAAGAGTATGGGTGCGAACGGATTTACTCTGAAAAGGCTTCTGGTAAGGATTTTAGTAGACCTGTTTTTCAAGAAATGCGTTCAAAAATGCGTTTTGGGGATGTGCTAGTTGTACATGATTTAACTAGGTTTGGTAGGAATAAAAAAGAGATAATGAATGAGTGGAAAAAATTAATTGATGATGAAATAGATATTGTTGTTCTAAATATGCCTATTTTAGATACAAGAAAATATAAGGAATTAGAAGGAATTGGACAATTAGTCTCTGATATTGTTTTATCCTTATTATCCTGGATGGCTGAAGAAGATCGTCGTAGAATCCGAACAGCTCAAAGAGAAGGTATTGAGATTGCAAAAGCTAAGGGTATTTATACAGGAGGCAAAAGAAAATATCATAAAGATGCAAAGGGAAAAGATAAGATCATTTATGATGAGATAGTCCGCTTAATTCAAGCAGGTGAAAGTGTTCAAAACATACATAAAAATGTAGGTGTGGCAAGGAATACAATTTATACGATAAAAAAGGAATTAAATTGA
- a CDS encoding YaaC family protein translates to MRKSERIVAENPQEMVWLRFNRLKSLRMCESLMREKNLNLSEKQKLEDDLIKKKSVGLSSAIESALGFWNSSSESLNAKVLSRYYALLQLTIAEQVSSVKNKDDLEKIQRHTEFGHGLGIIRNLKDSFPKNFFVFILRSGHFYSFSKSLDLNIKDISFERRPRDYNSIENKENLISLLDLFRCVPELQPVINDYLNELPLSFQISYNNSKKRIEARNKAVLEDATSKENQSVPKEKTTYISLIPESEEITLEYLNGLNLPIKNIEEDRDLGDERIFVGEFTHSAEGYWQRYLDTYKSTHSGTSIIVPILNKISDPILIHLMILYSLSIIVRYLPDIWYEISSGELDHIGSLIEYYLSIVDKVIPLEMLIRITERDINISMPGSLFGPV, encoded by the coding sequence TTGAGAAAAAGTGAACGAATAGTCGCTGAAAATCCGCAAGAGATGGTTTGGCTTAGATTCAATCGATTAAAAAGTTTAAGAATGTGTGAATCCTTAATGAGGGAAAAAAATCTCAACTTATCAGAGAAACAAAAGTTGGAAGATGATTTAATTAAAAAAAAATCTGTCGGACTTTCTTCTGCGATTGAAAGTGCATTAGGTTTTTGGAACTCAAGTTCTGAAAGTCTAAATGCAAAAGTATTATCTCGATACTATGCTTTGCTTCAATTGACTATTGCTGAGCAAGTTAGCTCTGTAAAAAATAAAGACGATTTGGAAAAAATTCAAAGACATACAGAATTTGGCCATGGTTTAGGTATTATTAGAAACTTAAAAGATAGTTTCCCAAAAAACTTTTTTGTTTTTATATTAAGATCAGGACATTTCTATTCTTTTTCAAAATCATTAGACTTAAATATTAAAGATATTAGCTTTGAACGAAGACCAAGGGACTACAATTCGATAGAAAATAAAGAAAACCTTATTTCACTATTAGATCTTTTTAGATGTGTGCCTGAATTACAACCAGTGATCAATGACTACTTAAACGAATTACCCTTATCCTTTCAAATATCCTACAATAATTCTAAAAAAAGGATAGAAGCTAGAAATAAAGCTGTGCTAGAAGATGCTACTAGTAAAGAAAATCAATCTGTACCTAAAGAAAAAACAACTTATATTTCACTCATCCCTGAATCTGAAGAAATAACCCTAGAATATCTGAATGGATTAAACCTTCCGATAAAGAATATTGAAGAAGATAGGGATTTAGGTGATGAGAGAATTTTTGTTGGAGAATTTACTCACTCTGCGGAAGGATACTGGCAACGATATTTGGATACATATAAATCGACACATTCAGGAACTTCAATCATAGTACCAATTTTAAATAAGATAAGTGATCCAATATTAATCCATCTAATGATTCTATATAGTCTTAGTATAATAGTAAGGTATCTTCCAGATATTTGGTATGAAATTTCTTCAGGAGAGCTTGATCACATAGGTTCCTTAATTGAGTATTACTTATCAATTGTAGACAAAGTTATACCGTTAGAAATGCTAATACGTATAACCGAAAGAGACATAAACATTTCAATGCCAGGGAGTCTGTTTGGTCCAGTTTAA
- a CDS encoding AAA family ATPase, which produces MNKEQKFIETKEYKRFAEFCDACIKYKYIGICYGVPGVGKTLSSRYYTNWDTIEKQIAYKKADEIPLKTDGAILEANTIFYTAPAVRATKMTDNINTLGFRINMSKAMYKLHTTGEEEYYSDSYKDIDLIIVDEIDRLKLQSLEQLRDIYDQNNVAMILIGMPGIEKRLARYPQLYSRIGFAHEFDKLSKDEAHHILEYKWEELGLSIKLEDFSDYEAISNIIKITGGNFRLIQRLFTQIERILEINKLTTITTDVVEAARDSLVIGIK; this is translated from the coding sequence ATGAATAAGGAGCAAAAATTTATTGAAACAAAAGAATATAAACGTTTTGCAGAATTTTGCGATGCTTGTATCAAATATAAATATATAGGTATTTGTTATGGGGTTCCAGGTGTCGGAAAAACCTTATCTTCAAGGTATTATACAAATTGGGATACTATAGAGAAGCAAATAGCTTATAAAAAAGCAGATGAAATTCCTTTAAAAACGGATGGAGCAATTCTTGAGGCCAACACTATTTTTTATACAGCTCCAGCAGTACGAGCTACTAAAATGACTGACAATATCAATACTTTAGGATTTAGAATAAATATGTCAAAGGCGATGTATAAACTACATACTACGGGCGAAGAAGAATATTATTCAGATTCCTATAAAGATATAGATTTAATCATTGTCGATGAAATTGACCGATTAAAACTGCAAAGTTTAGAACAACTTAGGGATATTTATGATCAAAACAACGTAGCAATGATATTAATTGGAATGCCAGGGATTGAAAAACGATTAGCTCGTTATCCTCAACTATACTCTAGAATTGGTTTTGCTCATGAGTTTGACAAACTAAGTAAAGATGAAGCTCATCATATACTTGAGTATAAATGGGAAGAGCTTGGACTTTCTATAAAACTTGAAGATTTTTCTGATTATGAAGCCATAAGCAACATCATAAAGATAACAGGAGGGAACTTTAGGCTTATACAAAGACTATTTACACAGATAGAGAGAATTCTTGAAATTAATAAACTTACTACTATAACTACAGATGTTGTTGAAGCCGCAAGAGATAGTTTAGTTATTGGAATTAAATAA
- a CDS encoding recombinase family protein produces MKFGYMRVSTMDQNLDRQEQQLVEFGCERIFFEKVTGAKRNRPELNQLLEYLRSGDTVVVTDLTRLSRSTKDLIEIAELIAKKGANLKSLKESWLDTTTAHGKMLFTVFAGISQFERDLTSERTKEGILAARKRGKVPGRPPIDNEKINFAFYLMEQGITLSEAADKAGVSRMTLYRKMNKSNND; encoded by the coding sequence ATGAAATTTGGTTATATGAGAGTTTCCACTATGGATCAGAATTTAGATCGTCAGGAACAACAATTAGTAGAATTTGGATGCGAGAGAATTTTTTTCGAAAAAGTAACAGGTGCGAAACGAAATCGGCCAGAATTAAATCAATTGTTAGAATATTTACGTTCTGGGGATACAGTTGTAGTTACAGATCTTACTAGGCTATCTCGTTCTACTAAAGACTTAATAGAGATTGCTGAACTAATTGCAAAGAAGGGTGCAAATTTAAAAAGTTTGAAAGAATCCTGGCTTGATACTACAACAGCCCATGGAAAAATGCTCTTTACTGTTTTTGCAGGTATTTCACAGTTTGAGCGTGACTTAACTTCTGAGCGAACAAAAGAAGGAATTCTGGCTGCAAGAAAACGAGGGAAAGTACCAGGGAGGCCGCCTATTGATAATGAAAAAATAAATTTTGCTTTTTATTTAATGGAGCAAGGTATAACACTTTCTGAGGCAGCAGATAAAGCTGGAGTATCCAGAATGACTCTTTACCGCAAAATGAATAAATCCAATAATGATTAA
- a CDS encoding GNAT family N-acetyltransferase: protein MMKAIRCLLQKGWVIRLFKESDAVNVAKLCNNYNIYKNTLHLPYPYSVDDAKSWIKNQLENGLFYEFAITDKENGELYGAIALSNNQKFNNGEIAYWIGEEYWGNGFATEAAEAILWFAFNEKHLHKVYARYFKTNPASGRVMQKLGMREEGVLIEQVKKDNLYLDLVYYGIINS from the coding sequence ATGATGAAAGCAATAAGATGTTTACTACAAAAAGGCTGGGTAATTAGATTATTTAAAGAATCTGATGCAGTAAATGTCGCAAAACTTTGTAATAACTATAATATTTATAAAAATACACTTCATTTACCCTATCCATATTCAGTAGATGATGCTAAATCTTGGATTAAAAACCAGCTTGAGAATGGATTGTTTTATGAATTTGCAATAACTGATAAGGAAAATGGTGAGTTATATGGAGCTATAGCACTATCAAACAATCAAAAGTTTAACAATGGTGAAATAGCATACTGGATCGGCGAAGAATATTGGGGGAATGGATTTGCAACAGAGGCAGCAGAAGCAATTTTATGGTTTGCATTTAATGAAAAACATTTACACAAAGTATATGCTCGTTACTTTAAAACAAATCCAGCCTCAGGAAGAGTTATGCAAAAACTAGGAATGAGAGAAGAAGGAGTTTTAATCGAACAGGTAAAGAAAGATAATCTTTATTTAGATTTGGTTTATTATGGGATCATCAACTCGTAG
- a CDS encoding DUF1796 family putative cysteine peptidase, translating to MKLDEIKGPYNAIFSLGENCIPALKLRKYNLRQMAGPFDWVGTPKLKNVNALINTNFANFLNLSNLVIPQYASTEDVLVVDSVNYVSFNHDFKTDVNTLTDLPSLPQVQEKYFNRINRFMTMLTTSQRLLFIRTNATTTDIMELENILSRMVKNEFSILVVNHTHVKELLEVDWNINNVCTIELPNDEIWEGNNSWWEFIFQGITLA from the coding sequence TTGAAATTAGACGAAATTAAAGGTCCATATAATGCTATATTTAGCCTGGGTGAGAATTGTATTCCTGCTTTAAAATTAAGAAAATATAACTTAAGACAGATGGCAGGTCCTTTTGATTGGGTAGGAACGCCAAAATTAAAAAATGTAAACGCATTAATAAATACTAACTTTGCTAATTTTTTAAACCTGAGTAATTTAGTCATTCCACAGTACGCATCTACCGAGGATGTCCTGGTTGTGGATTCCGTAAATTACGTATCCTTTAATCACGATTTTAAAACAGATGTTAATACATTAACAGATCTTCCAAGCTTACCACAGGTTCAAGAAAAGTATTTCAACCGTATCAATAGGTTTATGACTATGCTTACTACCTCACAACGTTTATTATTTATTAGAACGAACGCTACCACAACAGATATAATGGAGTTAGAAAATATACTTTCTCGAATGGTAAAAAATGAATTTTCTATCCTTGTTGTCAACCATACCCATGTTAAGGAATTACTAGAAGTAGACTGGAATATCAATAATGTATGTACTATTGAGCTGCCTAATGATGAAATTTGGGAAGGAAATAATAGTTGGTGGGAGTTTATTTTTCAAGGAATAACCCTAGCTTAA
- a CDS encoding PAS domain-containing protein, producing MKLIQQDMYTNEFLREVINRVSTGIVITDPNQVDNPIIYVNQGFEKLTGYHSNDIVGKNCRFLQGDDTEQLEVDKLRNAIAKKESIVVILRNFKKNGEMFWNELALHPIYVGESKSLYFVGLQKDITTQKRHEEEIKQYIKEVNDLSTPIISVLENASILPIIGDLTEVRFHRLVNQIASYVSKEKEEYFIIDLQGLENYDEVVNNGLNTINQILILMGAKLVISGIKPKMARDIKQFSYENNLTTFNTCEKALEFISLNKI from the coding sequence TTGAAGCTCATTCAACAAGATATGTATACAAATGAATTCCTAAGGGAAGTTATTAATCGGGTATCTACAGGAATAGTCATTACTGATCCCAATCAGGTAGATAATCCAATTATATACGTAAATCAAGGGTTTGAAAAATTAACTGGTTATCACTCAAATGACATTGTAGGTAAAAACTGCAGGTTTTTACAGGGAGACGATACGGAACAGCTTGAAGTTGATAAATTACGAAACGCTATTGCCAAAAAAGAATCTATAGTAGTTATTTTAAGGAATTTTAAAAAGAATGGAGAAATGTTTTGGAATGAGTTGGCATTACACCCGATTTATGTTGGGGAAAGTAAGAGTTTATACTTTGTAGGATTGCAAAAGGATATAACTACTCAAAAAAGACATGAAGAAGAAATAAAGCAATATATAAAAGAAGTAAATGATCTTTCTACACCAATTATTTCGGTTCTAGAAAATGCATCTATACTACCAATTATTGGCGATTTAACAGAAGTAAGATTTCATCGTTTGGTAAACCAAATTGCTAGTTATGTTTCTAAGGAGAAAGAAGAATATTTTATTATTGACTTACAGGGCCTAGAAAATTACGATGAAGTGGTTAACAATGGTTTAAATACAATCAACCAAATACTAATATTAATGGGAGCTAAATTAGTAATAAGTGGTATTAAGCCAAAAATGGCTAGGGATATAAAGCAATTTAGTTATGAAAATAATTTAACAACGTTTAATACTTGTGAAAAAGCATTAGAGTTTATTTCGCTAAATAAAATATAA
- a CDS encoding sensor domain-containing diguanylate cyclase, whose amino-acid sequence MKKGLNEYQFYENFDELAIDILTLAKNIIPEGYFFLSAFTNKEQHILKVAKNKENIHINEGARIPLHSAVCTRINFSKGNALVYTDISKEDSLVELKRTYQATNVNAYLGVPVILRNGEVFGTLCAVQEKATTFHADSIKLIEKLATMFSYYLELESMACRDHLTGCYNRYSLERFFQQHTREEGIILFLDLDGFKQINDKLGHETGDFVLKEVSLRIEEVIRKSTLSGAVFRLGGDEFVVNLIGLIDKGMIDDIATTLILSLSTWDFHTNDFYLSTSIGIVSYTKEEQSLSALLKKADNALYRAKSSGKNTYQYF is encoded by the coding sequence ATGAAAAAAGGTTTAAATGAATATCAATTTTACGAAAATTTCGATGAGCTTGCTATAGACATTCTTACCTTAGCAAAAAATATAATACCGGAGGGTTATTTCTTTTTAAGTGCTTTTACAAATAAGGAGCAGCACATTTTAAAGGTTGCTAAAAATAAGGAAAACATCCATATTAATGAGGGTGCACGTATTCCACTCCATTCCGCAGTTTGTACTAGGATTAACTTTTCCAAAGGGAATGCTTTGGTTTATACAGATATTAGCAAGGAAGATAGCTTAGTGGAATTAAAAAGAACTTACCAAGCAACCAATGTAAATGCTTATTTAGGAGTGCCAGTAATTCTAAGAAATGGAGAAGTTTTTGGGACCCTATGTGCAGTTCAAGAGAAAGCTACAACGTTTCATGCTGATAGTATCAAGTTAATAGAAAAATTAGCAACAATGTTTTCGTACTATTTAGAGTTAGAAAGTATGGCTTGTAGAGATCATTTAACTGGTTGTTATAACAGATACTCCTTAGAAAGGTTCTTTCAACAACATACAAGAGAAGAAGGCATAATACTCTTTTTAGATTTAGATGGTTTCAAGCAAATTAACGATAAATTAGGACATGAGACAGGAGATTTTGTCTTAAAGGAAGTTTCACTAAGGATAGAAGAAGTAATTCGTAAGAGTACTTTAAGTGGTGCTGTTTTTCGTTTAGGTGGAGATGAATTTGTTGTTAATCTCATTGGTCTTATTGATAAAGGAATGATAGATGATATAGCAACTACCCTTATCCTTAGTTTATCCACTTGGGATTTTCATACGAATGATTTTTACTTATCCACGAGTATTGGTATAGTTTCTTATACAAAAGAGGAACAGTCTTTGTCTGCGTTACTAAAAAAAGCTGATAACGCTTTGTATCGAGCAAAATCAAGTGGTAAAAATACTTATCAATATTTTTAA
- a CDS encoding DUF3231 family protein — MKEHHIRLTSSEIGGLWANYISDSLFICVYRYFLAKVEDKETQAILKHALDLSYQHVKVITNIFKEEGHAIPQGFTDEDVNVDSPRLFSDEFFLIYTKQMTKGALATYGVVLPHTFRKDIREHFMSCIASTMELFNETTDLLLTRGLEIRSPYIPYLEEVDMVETQGFLAGWLGKQRPLMAAEITHLYSNIQTNHLASALLTGFGQVVHCADLKGYMKRGKNITKKHIEIFTSYLQDNALPSPHNWDDLVLPIKETPFSDKLMMYHTSLISAAGVGNYGTALSASLRRDIAADYTRFFGEIGLFAEDGLNLLINNAWFERPPHAIDSH, encoded by the coding sequence ATGAAAGAACACCATATTCGTTTAACTTCCTCTGAAATTGGAGGGTTATGGGCCAATTATATAAGTGATTCTCTCTTTATTTGTGTGTATAGATACTTTTTGGCAAAAGTTGAAGATAAAGAAACTCAAGCTATATTAAAACATGCATTAGACTTGTCATATCAACATGTCAAAGTTATTACAAACATTTTTAAAGAAGAAGGCCATGCTATCCCACAAGGATTTACGGATGAAGATGTTAATGTTGATTCACCAAGATTATTCTCTGATGAATTTTTTCTTATTTATACAAAGCAAATGACAAAGGGCGCTTTAGCAACCTATGGGGTGGTGCTACCACATACTTTTCGGAAGGATATAAGAGAACACTTTATGTCATGTATCGCATCTACTATGGAATTATTTAATGAGACAACTGATTTACTTTTAACTAGGGGATTAGAGATTCGGTCTCCCTATATTCCCTATCTAGAAGAAGTAGATATGGTAGAAACACAAGGGTTCTTAGCAGGTTGGTTGGGAAAACAAAGGCCATTAATGGCTGCGGAAATAACCCACTTGTATTCAAATATACAAACTAATCATTTGGCATCAGCATTATTGACAGGTTTCGGTCAAGTAGTTCATTGTGCTGATCTAAAAGGATATATGAAAAGAGGTAAAAATATTACTAAGAAACATATTGAAATCTTTACTAGTTACTTACAAGATAATGCCTTACCATCACCACACAATTGGGATGATTTGGTTCTACCAATTAAAGAAACTCCATTTTCGGATAAGTTAATGATGTATCATACCTCATTGATTTCAGCTGCTGGTGTAGGAAATTATGGAACTGCCTTGTCAGCTTCATTAAGACGTGATATTGCTGCTGATTATACTCGCTTTTTTGGTGAAATTGGTCTTTTTGCAGAAGATGGTTTGAATTTATTAATTAATAATGCCTGGTTTGAAAGACCACCACACGCTATTGATAGTCATTAG